The following are from one region of the Gammaproteobacteria bacterium genome:
- a CDS encoding restriction endonuclease — protein MGIELLPDFVREKYEVHEWKHACAILKEDFPTEWNDILSVLKDFRLKKSWITNPGGRKSKVSEFIDTYLYARGWVEKEFQTQVVVDQNVMDAPTHKVDCFRNRVALEIEWNNKDPFFDRDLNNFRLLFDLRAISVGVIITRCDNLQDIFNELGRGSSYGASTTHMSKLLPRIMGGSGAGCPLLVFGISKSLYIEDE, from the coding sequence ATGGGTATTGAATTGCTTCCGGATTTCGTTCGAGAAAAGTATGAAGTGCACGAATGGAAGCATGCCTGCGCAATCTTAAAGGAGGATTTTCCTACCGAGTGGAATGACATATTGTCAGTTCTGAAAGATTTTCGCTTGAAAAAGAGCTGGATTACAAATCCAGGTGGTAGAAAATCAAAGGTTTCTGAATTTATAGACACATATCTCTATGCGCGCGGGTGGGTTGAGAAAGAATTTCAAACACAAGTTGTCGTTGATCAAAATGTGATGGATGCGCCGACGCATAAAGTAGATTGTTTCCGGAATCGTGTGGCACTAGAAATTGAGTGGAACAATAAAGATCCTTTCTTCGACCGGGATTTGAATAACTTCCGGCTTCTTTTTGATCTGCGTGCAATTAGTGTGGGCGTCATAATCACGCGCTGTGATAATCTTCAGGATATATTCAATGAGCTCGGTAGGGGAAGTTCCTATGGAGCTTCAACGACGCACATGAGCAAGCTTCTGCCGCGCATCATGGGTGGGAGTGGAGCAGGTTGTCCGCTGCTCGTGTTTGGGATTTCAAAATCACTTTATATTGAGGATGAATAA
- a CDS encoding S-adenosylmethionine-binding protein, protein MNASDDLLESVGKRKFASVLADPPWQFQNRTGKMAPEHKRLSRYPTMTLQEIKDLPVEAIVSETAHLYLWVPNALLADGLQVMEHWGFTYKTNLIWYKVRKDGGPDRRGVGFYFRNVTEMILFGVRGKNARTLQPGRSQENIISTQKREHSRKPDEQYEIIEACSPGPYIELFARGPRKGWVGWGNQADDYTPNWDTYSNHSQSNVISLKQKRLF, encoded by the coding sequence ATGAACGCATCAGATGATCTCTTAGAGAGTGTTGGAAAGAGAAAATTTGCATCCGTTCTAGCGGATCCGCCTTGGCAGTTTCAAAACAGAACTGGAAAAATGGCACCTGAACATAAACGGCTTTCCAGGTATCCGACAATGACATTGCAGGAAATCAAAGATTTGCCAGTTGAGGCCATTGTTAGTGAAACTGCACATCTTTATCTATGGGTTCCAAATGCCTTACTTGCGGATGGTTTGCAGGTTATGGAACATTGGGGTTTTACGTATAAGACAAACTTGATTTGGTATAAAGTGAGAAAAGATGGTGGGCCGGATAGAAGGGGGGTTGGTTTTTATTTCAGGAATGTCACTGAAATGATTCTTTTTGGCGTAAGAGGGAAGAATGCTCGCACATTACAGCCGGGGAGAAGTCAAGAAAACATTATCTCAACACAGAAGAGAGAACATAGCCGGAAACCGGATGAGCAATATGAGATTATAGAAGCATGCAGTCCCGGTCCATACATTGAGCTTTTTGCAAGAGGTCCAAGGAAAGGCTGGGTTGGGTGGGGAAATCAAGCAGATGACTACACACCTAATTGGGATACATATTCTAATCATTCGCAATCAAATGTTATTTCACTTAAGCAAAAGCGATTGTTTTAA
- a CDS encoding oxidative damage protection protein, which yields MARMVKCIKLGREAEGLDFQTYPGELGKRIFENVSKEAWSQWIKHQTTLVNENRLNLSDAKARKYLAEQMEAHFFGEGAEQAAGYVPPKEQS from the coding sequence ATGGCAAGAATGGTGAAATGCATCAAACTAGGCCGCGAAGCCGAAGGCCTGGATTTTCAAACCTACCCCGGCGAACTGGGCAAACGAATTTTTGAGAATGTCTCCAAGGAAGCCTGGAGTCAGTGGATCAAACACCAAACCACGCTGGTCAACGAAAACCGTTTGAATCTCTCAGACGCCAAAGCACGGAAATATCTAGCGGAACAAATGGAAGCGCATTTTTTTGGGGAAGGTGCGGAGCAGGCGGCGGGGTATGTGCCTCCGAAAGAACAATCTTAA
- the argA gene encoding amino-acid N-acetyltransferase: MNTPAEFVAWFRSVAPYINAFRGKTFVIGFSGEMVTNATFVNFIHDVNLLASLGVRLVLVHGARPQIQLRLDESQLETQTVMGMRVTDPAALQCVKESVGRVHHEIAALLSMGLPNSPMANAAIRVTSGNFVTACPYGVIQGIDLMHTGKVRKINAPAIHSRLEQGDVVLISPLGYSPTGEIFNLTMENVASETAIALHAEKLILLLDNADTAVLPRELTLPESKLLLENKAPAAAAPIPDAIRSSLQYATKACELGVTRAHLVSRHIDGAIIQELFTHDGIGCMISQETLQALRKARIDDVGGILQLIEPLEAEGILVRRGRELLEIEIDRFTVFEHDGIILGCAALYPFPEENACELACLAIHTDYRDQGHGEHLLKHIENKTIAQGIHKLFVLTTHATHWFIEHGFNQATPAELPKTKQNLYNYQRRSKVLIKHL, from the coding sequence ATGAACACACCCGCCGAATTTGTCGCCTGGTTCCGCTCGGTCGCCCCATATATCAACGCGTTCAGAGGAAAAACCTTCGTCATCGGGTTCAGCGGCGAAATGGTCACGAATGCAACTTTTGTCAATTTCATTCATGACGTCAACTTGCTCGCCAGTCTCGGTGTTCGTTTGGTATTGGTGCACGGTGCGCGTCCGCAAATTCAACTGCGCCTGGATGAGTCGCAACTGGAAACGCAAACCGTCATGGGCATGCGCGTCACCGACCCCGCCGCGTTGCAGTGCGTCAAGGAATCGGTCGGGCGCGTGCACCACGAGATCGCCGCCTTGCTGTCGATGGGTTTGCCCAATTCACCGATGGCCAATGCCGCCATCCGCGTGACCAGCGGAAATTTCGTCACCGCTTGTCCATACGGCGTCATTCAGGGCATCGACCTGATGCATACCGGCAAAGTGCGCAAAATCAACGCACCGGCGATTCACTCGCGCCTGGAACAAGGCGATGTAGTGCTGATTTCGCCGCTGGGCTACTCGCCCACCGGCGAGATTTTTAACTTGACGATGGAAAATGTGGCGTCTGAGACCGCCATCGCACTCCACGCCGAGAAACTGATTCTTCTGCTGGATAACGCCGATACCGCTGTATTGCCGCGCGAACTCACCTTGCCGGAAAGTAAATTGCTGCTGGAAAACAAAGCACCGGCAGCAGCAGCGCCAATACCGGATGCGATCCGGTCATCGCTGCAATACGCGACCAAAGCCTGTGAATTGGGTGTGACGCGCGCGCATCTGGTCAGCCGGCATATCGACGGCGCCATCATCCAGGAACTGTTTACGCACGACGGCATCGGTTGCATGATCTCGCAGGAAACGCTGCAAGCGCTGCGCAAAGCGCGTATCGACGATGTCGGCGGAATCCTGCAACTGATCGAACCGCTCGAAGCCGAAGGCATTCTGGTCAGACGCGGGCGTGAGTTGCTTGAAATTGAAATCGACCGTTTTACCGTTTTTGAGCACGACGGCATCATCCTCGGCTGCGCGGCACTGTATCCGTTCCCCGAAGAAAATGCCTGTGAACTCGCCTGCTTGGCGATCCACACGGACTACCGCGACCAAGGACACGGCGAACACCTGCTCAAACATATCGAAAACAAAACCATCGCGCAGGGCATCCACAAACTGTTCGTGCTCACCACGCACGCCACGCATTGGTTCATCGAACACGGCTTCAACCAGGCCACCCCTGCCGAATTGCCGAAAACCAAACAGAATTTATATAACTACCAGCGCCGCTCGAAAGTGCTAATCAAGCATTTGTAA